Proteins encoded in a region of the Fibrobacter sp. UWB15 genome:
- a CDS encoding glycosyltransferase family 2 protein, giving the protein MKLSFVIPCYRSENTIETVVQEIRETVATRPGTDYEIVLVNDCSPDNVWQVIKKLASENNHIKGICLAKNFGQHSALMAGYGQATGDYIISLDDDGQTPASESFKLVDKLEEGYDVVYGYYEHSAQHLFRRFGTWVNKKMAEAIIGQPKTLRTTSFFIMRKFIVDEIVRYPNPFAYISGLVFRATKNLGNVEVQHRRRLEGRSGYTIAGLIGLWINGFTAFSVKPLRAATFIGVICALVGFVAGLYVVYQKFLNPEIPVGYTSMLATLLFVGGMIMLLLGLIGEYVGRIYISINQSPQYVVRERTF; this is encoded by the coding sequence ATGAAACTTTCGTTTGTAATTCCCTGTTACCGCAGCGAAAACACCATCGAAACCGTGGTGCAAGAAATCCGCGAAACCGTAGCAACACGCCCCGGCACCGACTACGAAATCGTACTGGTGAACGACTGCAGCCCCGATAACGTGTGGCAAGTCATCAAAAAACTCGCTAGCGAAAACAACCACATCAAGGGAATTTGCCTCGCTAAAAACTTCGGCCAGCACAGCGCCCTGATGGCAGGCTACGGCCAGGCCACCGGCGACTACATCATCAGCCTCGATGACGACGGACAGACCCCCGCCAGCGAAAGTTTCAAGCTTGTAGACAAACTAGAAGAAGGCTACGACGTCGTTTACGGCTACTACGAGCATTCTGCGCAGCACCTGTTCCGCCGCTTTGGCACCTGGGTCAACAAGAAAATGGCCGAAGCGATTATTGGCCAGCCCAAGACGCTCCGCACAACGAGTTTCTTTATTATGCGCAAGTTCATTGTCGATGAAATCGTGCGCTACCCCAACCCGTTCGCCTACATTAGCGGACTTGTTTTCCGCGCTACTAAGAACCTCGGCAATGTCGAAGTGCAACACCGCCGCCGCCTCGAAGGCCGCTCCGGCTACACCATCGCAGGCCTTATCGGGCTCTGGATCAACGGCTTTACCGCATTCTCCGTCAAGCCGCTCCGCGCTGCGACTTTTATTGGCGTTATCTGCGCCCTCGTCGGCTTTGTCGCAGGCCTCTACGTCGTTTACCAGAAATTCCTCAATCCCGAAATTCCCGTAGGCTACACCAGCATGCTCGCCACGCTCCTGTTTGTGGGCGGCATGATTATGCTCCTGCTCGGGCTCATCGGCGAATACGTAGGCCGCATCTATATCAGCATCAACCAGTCGCCGCAATACGTGGTGCGGGAAAGAACGTTCTAA
- the rffA gene encoding dTDP-4-amino-4,6-dideoxygalactose transaminase translates to MKIPFNKPPFVGLELDYVKQAVESGRICGDGTYNLMCHDWLEKHTGTAKALLTTSCTHALEMSARLCDIQPGDEVIMPSFTFVSTADAFVSQGAKCVFVDIRPDTMNLDENLIEAAITEKTKAIVPVHYAGVACEMDKINEIAKRHNLFVVEDAAQGMMATYKGKALGTLGDFGCYSYHETKNYSMGEGGALLINDKKYCDRAEIIREKGTNRCQFHRGEVDKYTWVELGSSYLPSELNAAYLYAELECADEINDNRMASWNAYRERLQPLADKGLIELPFIPEHCKHNAHMFYLKVEDLQTRTALLKHLVYNGILAVFHYVPLHSSPAGLRYGRFSGEDKYTTNESNRLLRLPMFFGLKTEEIDFVCEKVNEFFGV, encoded by the coding sequence ATGAAAATTCCTTTTAACAAACCGCCTTTTGTAGGACTTGAACTTGATTATGTGAAGCAGGCCGTCGAAAGCGGTCGCATTTGTGGTGACGGTACCTACAACTTGATGTGCCATGATTGGCTCGAAAAGCACACCGGCACGGCAAAGGCGCTGTTGACCACCAGTTGCACGCATGCGCTTGAAATGTCGGCCCGCCTTTGCGACATTCAGCCCGGCGACGAGGTGATTATGCCGTCGTTCACCTTCGTGAGCACGGCCGATGCGTTTGTGTCGCAAGGGGCTAAGTGCGTGTTTGTAGACATTCGCCCCGACACCATGAACCTGGACGAAAATTTAATTGAAGCGGCCATTACCGAAAAAACGAAAGCGATTGTGCCGGTGCACTACGCGGGCGTCGCTTGCGAGATGGATAAAATCAACGAGATAGCAAAACGCCACAATCTGTTCGTAGTCGAAGATGCCGCTCAAGGCATGATGGCGACTTACAAGGGCAAAGCGCTTGGAACGCTCGGTGACTTTGGCTGCTACAGTTATCACGAAACCAAGAATTACAGCATGGGCGAGGGCGGTGCGCTCCTCATCAACGACAAAAAGTATTGCGACCGCGCTGAAATTATTCGCGAAAAAGGTACGAACCGCTGTCAGTTCCACCGTGGCGAAGTCGACAAGTACACTTGGGTAGAACTCGGCTCCAGCTACTTGCCGAGCGAACTCAACGCCGCTTACCTTTATGCGGAACTGGAATGCGCCGACGAGATTAACGATAACCGCATGGCTAGCTGGAATGCATACCGCGAACGCTTGCAACCGCTGGCCGACAAGGGCTTGATCGAGTTGCCGTTCATTCCGGAACATTGCAAGCACAACGCGCACATGTTCTACCTGAAGGTCGAAGACTTGCAGACGCGTACGGCGCTTCTCAAACATCTAGTGTACAACGGAATTCTAGCGGTGTTCCACTACGTGCCGTTGCATTCGTCACCCGCGGGCCTGCGCTATGGCCGCTTTAGCGGCGAAGATAAGTACACCACCAACGAAAGCAATCGCTTATTGCGCCTGCCGATGTTCTTTGGCTTGAAAACCGAAGAAATCGACTTTGTCTGCGAAAAAGTGAACGAATTCTTCGGCGTGTGA
- a CDS encoding acetyl-CoA carboxylase biotin carboxylase subunit family protein produces the protein MSFKKKMLLLGGSHAEIPLIQAAQSLGWYVITTGNAREGLGHPYADKNVFADFSDKDAMLELARSEGVQAVCSGCNDFALLSTVYVCEKLGLPGHDSYATSLEIHHKDKYRALATRLGIPTPRALVVRSVTEFEAAITELAFPIIVKPVDLTGGKGIHRAATPEEARTAYKDACSRTRQDHIVVEEFVQGSNHGFSAMLVKGKVAFAFSDNEQYYINKYMVSGANSPSTSSDKTLAMLREYSERIAQELHLVDGILHIQYIERADGTPVIIEICRRPPGDLYIKFVKYATGIDYPKFIVLAETGEDISGIADVPTQGFWLRHCIMSDTQAGEQTASGDISKGIVRDVTFAPEIQGNIVEKFLWYKPSEVITDKLTYKAGIVFFKFDTLAEMQDKTTRMTELAKITIFKA, from the coding sequence ATGAGTTTTAAAAAGAAAATGTTGCTTCTCGGCGGCAGCCATGCCGAAATTCCGCTGATTCAGGCCGCACAAAGTTTGGGCTGGTACGTGATTACCACGGGAAATGCCCGCGAGGGACTCGGTCACCCTTACGCCGACAAGAACGTTTTTGCAGATTTTAGCGACAAAGATGCCATGTTGGAACTCGCGAGGAGCGAGGGTGTACAAGCGGTCTGCTCCGGATGCAACGACTTTGCCCTGCTCAGCACCGTGTACGTTTGCGAAAAATTGGGACTGCCCGGCCACGACAGCTACGCGACCAGCCTCGAGATTCACCACAAAGACAAATACCGCGCGCTGGCAACAAGACTCGGCATTCCGACACCGCGTGCGCTCGTTGTCCGAAGTGTCACGGAATTTGAAGCTGCCATTACAGAACTCGCATTCCCAATTATTGTAAAGCCGGTCGACTTGACCGGCGGCAAGGGCATTCACCGTGCCGCGACCCCAGAAGAAGCACGCACCGCTTACAAAGACGCCTGCAGCCGCACTCGCCAAGACCACATCGTGGTCGAAGAATTCGTGCAAGGTTCAAACCACGGATTCTCCGCCATGCTCGTAAAAGGCAAAGTCGCATTCGCCTTCTCCGACAACGAGCAGTACTACATCAACAAGTACATGGTCTCGGGCGCCAATTCGCCAAGCACCTCCAGCGACAAGACTCTCGCCATGCTCCGCGAATACAGCGAACGCATCGCACAAGAATTACACCTGGTCGACGGCATTCTGCACATTCAGTACATCGAGCGGGCCGACGGCACGCCTGTCATCATTGAAATCTGTCGCCGCCCGCCGGGAGATTTGTACATCAAGTTCGTGAAGTACGCGACAGGCATCGACTACCCGAAATTCATCGTTCTGGCAGAAACAGGCGAAGACATTTCCGGCATCGCCGACGTTCCCACCCAAGGATTCTGGCTGCGCCACTGCATTATGTCCGACACCCAAGCCGGCGAGCAGACTGCATCGGGCGACATCAGCAAAGGCATTGTCCGCGACGTCACCTTCGCCCCTGAAATTCAAGGCAACATCGTCGAAAAATTCCTGTGGTACAAACCCAGCGAAGTCATTACAGATAAACTCACCTACAAAGCCGGAATCGTATTCTTCAAGTTCGACACCCTCGCTGAGATGCAAGATAAAACCACCCGTATGACGGAACTTGCGAAAATCACTATATTCAAGGCATGA
- a CDS encoding Gfo/Idh/MocA family protein, giving the protein MKKEPYQIAFIGGGINSAIGEVHKAASQMDGHFELVAGAFSTHAETNRKTAETWGVTTERTYADYHELLKAEKGKLDAVVVLAPTDYHKDIVIDALNAGFPVVCEKSLATSFEEGEEIAKVVAETKGFFCTTYNYTGYPMIRELKQFIADGKLGKIQQVQVEMPQEGFMRLGAHNEPPKPQSWRLKDTVIPKISLDLGSHLHNMIYFLTGERPERIVADQATFGLFPQIVDNVGALVQYTNNVRAQIWFSKTALGNRNGLRIRVFGSEGSAEWFQLEPETLKTCDLRGNVSLRDRTGDVKIANQQRYNRFKAGHPAGFIEAFANYYKDIADCLKQYFETGNFTSQYVCGIKTSLEGLAMMQAAARSAQSNKWEDL; this is encoded by the coding sequence ATGAAGAAGGAACCTTATCAGATTGCGTTTATCGGGGGCGGAATCAATTCGGCCATCGGCGAAGTCCACAAGGCCGCAAGCCAGATGGACGGCCACTTTGAACTTGTAGCGGGAGCATTCAGCACCCACGCCGAAACAAACCGCAAAACCGCCGAAACTTGGGGCGTTACCACCGAACGCACCTACGCCGACTACCACGAACTTTTGAAAGCCGAAAAAGGCAAACTGGACGCCGTCGTAGTGCTCGCGCCGACGGACTACCACAAAGACATCGTGATTGACGCGCTGAACGCCGGGTTTCCCGTGGTGTGTGAAAAGTCGCTCGCCACCAGCTTTGAAGAAGGCGAAGAAATCGCGAAAGTCGTCGCTGAGACCAAAGGATTCTTCTGCACTACGTACAACTACACCGGCTACCCGATGATTCGCGAACTCAAGCAGTTCATCGCCGACGGCAAGCTCGGTAAAATCCAGCAGGTGCAAGTCGAAATGCCGCAAGAAGGCTTTATGCGCCTGGGTGCACACAACGAACCACCCAAGCCGCAAAGCTGGCGACTCAAGGACACCGTGATTCCAAAAATCTCGCTGGACCTTGGCAGCCACCTGCACAACATGATTTACTTTTTGACCGGCGAACGCCCTGAACGCATTGTCGCCGACCAGGCCACCTTCGGGCTCTTCCCGCAGATCGTCGATAACGTAGGCGCTCTTGTGCAATACACGAACAACGTTCGCGCCCAAATCTGGTTCAGCAAAACAGCACTCGGCAACCGCAACGGGCTCCGCATTCGCGTGTTCGGTAGCGAAGGCAGCGCCGAATGGTTCCAGCTGGAACCCGAAACTTTAAAGACCTGCGACCTGCGCGGCAACGTGAGCTTGCGCGATCGCACCGGCGACGTGAAAATTGCAAATCAGCAGCGCTACAACCGCTTTAAGGCAGGCCACCCCGCGGGCTTTATTGAAGCTTTCGCAAACTACTATAAAGACATCGCCGACTGCCTCAAGCAATACTTTGAAACCGGAAACTTTACGAGCCAGTATGTTTGCGGCATCAAGACTTCGCTCGAAGGCCTCGCCATGATGCAGGCCGCCGCGCGCTCCGCACAAAGTAACAAGTGGGAAGATTTATAA